The sequence below is a genomic window from Neodiprion pinetum isolate iyNeoPine1 chromosome 7, iyNeoPine1.2, whole genome shotgun sequence.
CTTGGTAAATCATTGATGCGGTCACCTTTATCGTATTTTAAATCGGAACTCAACCTCACACTCGTCCGTTGATTGTATTTTTTACGCCGAGATgagagagatgaaaataatgaaggGGGCAATGGGTTCGTTCGAATCGCGcattaaaaaaatcgcaaGTTATTATCAAATCgaattcattcttttttattaaaaaaataatttacacaaTAGAGAAGTAAACCGTGCGCGAATGGTAATGACGATTACAAAAACGCGCACGCAATAAGCACGCGAATATTAAGATCTAGATCGCTAGGTCGTCGTTGTTACTGGCACATAATCCAATCCCGAGGCAAATCCCTCAGTAGGGTCCCTGCGGGTGTCCGTGAGCGTATCCACCCTGACGGTTGTATCCGCCGTTGTATCCCTGCTTGGGTTCCTCGTACGAGATCCTTGGCTTGTACCCCTCCTGGTCAGCCTCGTAGTGTACGATCTGCTTGCGTCCATCGGGAAGAACGACGGTGTAGACTCCCTGAGTGTTATCACCGTCGCGGCTCTCGTGATGTCCGAAGTCATTGCCGGAGGGTTCATCCTTGACTTCGTATTCGAACTCATACTTAGCCGGCGCCTGAAAACAAGATCGAAAAAACCATCATCACTGTCCCAACCACACACCGCACCTCAAACTCACAGATTCGTCATCCTGATGGGCGTATCGGTACCCGGCATTCGCCGGAAGGTAATGGCTCGACGGAGCTGCGTTACTGTGAGACGAGTAGCTGGAAGACGATCCATGACTGCTTGCTGGGATGTAGACGTTGGAAGGCACGCTTATCGAGGACTTGTGGACGCTGTTCTGAGCGGCCGGAAGGTACTGGCTCGACGGGGCGGCCCAACGGGACGCCGAAGAGGATGCTGAATTGGCCCAAGGTGCTGACTGAGAGGATGCAGAGCTGGCCCATGGCGCCGAGGACGAAGGTGAGGCCGGTAGATACTGGTTCGAAGGAGCGACAGCGGGCACTTGGCTCCACTTGTTGGCAGGCAGGTACTGGTTCGAAGGTGCGGACGAGTACCGGCTGGCCGGAAGGTACTGGCTCGAAATGGAGTTAGAGGAGTGTTGGCTTGCCGGAAGGTACTGGTTCGAAATGGAGTTAGAGAAGTGGTGGCTTGCCGGAAGGTACTGGTTCGAGATAGAGCTGGAGGAGTGATGGCTGGCCGGAAGGTATTGGTTTGATATGGGGCTGGCCGGCAGGTACCTGGCCGATGGAGAAGCAGATCCTGGAGGACGATATCCAGCCGGCTCGAGACTGGCCAGAGCGACGGCGGAGAGCGAGAGGAGGATAAAGACCTGGAAGAAGAAAACGGTTAGAAGCTTACGAGACGATCGGACGCCGGACTCGGGCTCTGCTCACCTTCATGTTTGCCTTTGGAGAACACAGGATGGTGTGATGTCTACCATTGGTGGTGCATGgtttttataccgaaaaaaCGGCGCCCATATCCCCGCCAAAAACCTGCAAGTACGTTGCGTAACGCACGCGTGCGGCCCGGAGGAGCAAACTGTAACAACGAGATCGCCGAGTGGCAAGGACGGGCGGGCCGGTGGTCCCCACCATTCGTCGAGCCGGAATGGGCCTCACGCGTGCTCAGCTGCCGGGCCCACTTTGAACGTTGAACGATCATTTCACCAAAAGATCTCACTTTCTGCACAAGTTTTAATACACCTTGTCAGCTGCTGTACGGGAGCCGAGCGAACGCTCGGTCATCGCATTTTCCTTCGGATTCTCAGCCGTGCTTGCAAACGCTCTTGATCCGAAGGAGTTGGTACCTATggtgaattgtttttgaacGTGCGAGACTCTGAACGCGGGCAAATTCGCTTCAATCAAATGTCAGCCGTTTGAACCGAACTCGTGGAACCAGGAATTACCGAGCACTTTGCCGGGTCATCGATGATCTGCTCTTTTCATTGAAAACGAACAACCTTTTGCCTTGAACTTTTTCCCCGTTTTTATATCCTGAATGCTGAATGGGAAAAAACcgctcgctgaattacgttcTGCAATTTGTTAATCATCGACAATTTCAACCGGATGTTCATTCGTCGCGTGGAAAACACCGGTCGTTGCAACAAACGGTGAACGCCGAGTTTGCAATGACTGATTGAGGCCGGTTTGTTTTTCGTACTCGGTACAAACGCTCCGTAAGCAGAGCGATCGAAACTCTCTGTCTCTGTCGCAACGTTTTCGCAGAGACAATGCTATAATTCGTAGTgtttaattcgttttttttttgtttttttttttgcacgttTGCTGTTTATTCTTTCACGCAAATACCGCGAAAGCCTACTAAAACTCTTTATTACCCACACCGCTGTTAACCTCCAGTGATGTTAATTGCTGCACCTCTGTCATTATTACAATGTTGCGTTAAGTCTTATCGCATAACTCTCTGCATGGTGAAAATTCAGCTCCTGGCAATGATTCTTTTGCAAATTTCATAACGGATCACAATCAAAAATATGCTGCACCTTCTGTCATTCCGATTTAGCTACTTCAGGATATATGtaccaagaaaaaaatagtttttttttttcaaatgctcATCTAGATTCCGGTAGACCATCTCAAATAGAATATCTCtgccaaatatgagctcttattatttttatttagagatgcctattttattttttacattttccatttaaataagaagtaggaaaattttgaaaatttgttaattttttttttcccgtaaaTGGCGTGATTCATATATTATCTAAATACAGATTCTTATTGGAAACTTCACGCTCAATAAAAAAGTACCAAGCTAGAATTTTTCTTACTCCAATGAATTAATAGATATTCAAGATGACTTAATTTTTAAGAGGCGAAACTCTCGTAATCGGTTAGAGATAGGAAAATTCTGTATCAGTGCTATTTTATAGAGCGTAAAATATCCTACAAGAATCTGTATTTAGATAGTTTATAAAGCAAGGTCGTTTacgagacaaaaaaaattcaaaaattgtcCGATTTTTATTACGTGCTActtaaatggaaaatggaaaaaatcaaatatatacCTTCACATATCAATACTAAGAGCTCATATAAGACCAAGATAATTTAATTGCAAATTAGATGCTCTCCTGAAATATTGCTgcgcgttgaaaaaaattttttatttttttttagcacaCCCTAAGCTACATGGACTAGTAATTGCGCATTAGATGACACCATCCCCTGAAATAGAATGATGTTGCAAAGAAGCCGAGTGACACGCGTGCATAAGCGATCTTAATGTGGATGAGATCAATCCGCAACTCTATTGCCGATTGAGGCGTTCCTAATTGATCTACTTCTGACAGTTATTGCTTCAGGGATGATGCATGAATCCTTCACTCTTCCAACCATACAAGCACAAGACCATGTAATACAACCATTTGGCACTGGTTCGCCGTTATTGCCGGGGATAATACAATACCAAGTACGCATGCCCATGGACCTGAACTTGCATGCGCCGTTCATCATTTCCGCAAagtatttttccaaaaatttcttgCCGTGACTTTTCGTTTCAGCTGAAAAAGTTTGTCCGTAAGAAGAGTTCCGATATATCAAGTAAAACCAATGAGTCTGGTGACGAAGAAATGTAGAAATATTCACATACGTTGAAACTCGCAGCTGTGTCGATCTGATTCCATGTTACGACGACGCTGCTTTTACTTTGACCGTATAATATCTCGAGCAGCGAGAGCCGGCCAGTAGTAACGATTCTCACAAATCATATTAACTCACGTTCTTACGTGACTACAGACACACGTGTATCCTATTATGTTAGCTTGAAAATCTCAGAGATTATACTCGGTGCGCGCTGCACTGGCGCAACGAACGATCTTATCGCACGATTCCCTTAAGACATCTGCAGCGCGATGAGCGTGTTCGTTGAGGATTTTATACCCTGGCCATTTAAGGTCTACATCAAGGAATCATACGAGGAAATAACTCGGAAATTCAGCTTGGCCGCGTTTAGACATCGGTGAAGGAGAATTTTTTGGTATCAGAAACAGTCGACTCGGCGCTATGAAATACGTACGGAAAACGACGAGCCCTGCTGGACATCTCGACACTCGGACGACGCGTCCAAAGGGAGGAAAACCTGTCGACCTTTCAGATACACTTCGGGCACGGGATATTTCGCATCGTCGAATTTCCACCTTGCAACAAGACCGCATCGATTATCGGAAAACGAGCGACGCTTCCGCATTCGCAAATTTTCGTCGACGAACGCGGAGACGCAACCTCGGCGATGACAAGATGATGAACGCGAAAAAACGGCTCGGATACAGGGTTCGCAGCTCGAAGAAcgagtgaaaattattttctgaaaattcttTTACGCATTTGGAAAGGGaatttgtttgaataattaaattcggAACATTTGAATGGAACGTACAACTATTGATGAGGACGGATTGCGAAACCGTAAAATCCCTGGGAGCTCCGAATGATCGAACATTCGCTGCGGAGCTCTGTAATGCTGTTCGACAGAtggatttaaaattaatatatattccTGAATTGCGTTGCGGACAatagagaaaatataaatccATCCGCAAATGTAAAACACCGGGAACAATGAAAACGGGGGCGACTGGGTCGGTCGGGAAATGTATTTTACACTTTTCCCCTCTCGGTCTGTTTCAATTTACTCGATTTTATACGGCAAAACGTTCGTATTTCTCCGCGCTGCGAGCTTATACAGAGAGAATCGCGGCACAGCGGTGACGAACTCCGAGGGCAGTTTATTCGATTGAATAACAACCGTTGTTAATAATTGACATTTGGCGTGAATGCCTGACCACCTGCCCGAATAAATTTGCTTATTGTTAGACAAACCACCGGGCATGTATTTAGAATTTCAATTCCCGACCCTGCCACCAAGCTTTgtttcacatttattttttctttttttgttttgtttttttttttttttttttttttcttgacagAAATCTACGATACTCGTGACTTTTGCAACTTGGATGAATGATCAAATCTTTGGAAATGATCGATCTATCAAAACGCCGCttacgtaaaaatatcaaacttggGCAAATTATCGCGTTATCTAAATTTCGCGGAATCTAACGAGGCATAATTACCGACGTTGAACCAGTTCGAATGAGATAAGAATTCTCTCGCCAGAATTTGACCGCAGCTATAAATAGGAGGGCGAGAAATTCGCTCGAGTTCACACAGAAGCCGCTGGTTGTAACAGGGGCCGGATgaatacttcttttttttttcttcctttcttttttctcactctttttatttattccggGGGTTAAGGGATCAGAGATTTGCGGAGGCTGAGAGGTCAAGAGACTAAGAGGCTGTTGGGCGGTACGTATTATAATATGTGGATGGATTACAGACCGCGGAGGCGAGATCTCTCGATGATCGAGCGCAAAGCCCGGAGCGTAAAATCTCGAGGACGCTGCTCGAGTCGCGATGCccaaatacatatataaccGCGGCGGTGATCCTATGCGAATTAAGCTCGGAGGCACGAAATTCCTGCGCTTTCGTACGACCGTgcattaaatattaattataatttttgccGAAGGTACGCCCGCAAAGTCGGCAACAGCATCCCGGCAAACAGCGCGCTCGAGTTGCGCAAACGTAGATAAGTATCTTTTATACGTAAACGTATAACGACCTCGAACACCGGGATTCACGGCCTTCTTATTCCTCGAGCTCTCGCCCTGAATGACACAGAGAAATTAAcactcctctctctctctctctctcaatctctctctctctctctggttGACCGTTGTTCTCCGTTATTGGAGATCCGTGCGAAATTTGGGCcagaataaaattctttgctTATTGTACGACGGGATGCGTTATATGGTAAGAGGAAAGAAGTTGATTGATTTTAAATTCGAAGAACTCGTTTATCCTTCGGCTGATCTGCGGATCCTCAGAGAATCGTCCTTCCCACTTAAGGCTGATTTCCAAATCCGGTTCAGTGCGAATTACATCGATCCTGTTGGATGTCTCTCGAACTGCAACGAATGCAGGGATCGAAACGGTGGGAATTAGCCACGTAGCGGTGACAAGATTGCAAAATttcgagaagaaaaaggcTCGAAGATTGTATAAACGGCCGAGCGTAATCCACCCGTCTGCGTTTTTATTAATTGTTTTGACACGTCACTTACCGACAATGCACACGGTCTCTTAACGTTGCACTGCAATTTGTCACTCGACTCGTACTCCAAGTTACGGGCAATGCATAATGACTCGCGTCAACGCCCAcatgcaattttttgtttcttcgttCTTCGTCTATTTCGTTCGACAGTAGTCCAAACGAGACATTGGAATTTCCtacgaattgaaaaatatagttcttggtacgaaaggaaaattaatttatctgtAACCGAAAAGACCTAATATGtcttagaatttttattttttttttttattatgttCACGCGTACCATATTTTCTTATAACTATTGGggtgatttaatttttgtgaaatgaTAAATGGATATTTAGACCCTGGCCCAATAAACAAGCGATTAAATGTTGGAATAACTACACCAAATGATTGCTTGTACCGCTTTTCATTGtgattttaaaatgatttgaaCCGTTCAATTTTCTGGTAATTAGAGAGAAGGatgttgttttgtttttttttctcaatatggCGGAACTCTTTCTGTAGGCAAATTCTTCGTCTGATGATCTCGTTTCTCGCCTCACCGACGCTCGTCTAGTAATTAATTACGTCAAAATCCCATCGGCATACACACGCTTAAATCGGACCTTCGGAAATATCTCATTTCAAGGCGTACCCATTAATACCCTTCTAGATTTCCCAAGGATGCGTATCAGCGAAGTTGATCCGTGAATATTAGTACATCGAAATTACTTCGTCAAATTCGATCCGCCGTCTGCCCCTCGTCGATGCAGCCTGTAATACCAAACGCGAACTTCCATCGAGATAAACTGGAACAACTGCAGGCATCTGTCCTCAGGCTAAATCAATTAACGTCAGCCGAAATATCGCGGAGTAGTCACACcaatatttcagaatttccGGTCAACGATGTGGTCTGCATTTTGCGAAAGACGCTTTTGCTAAttctacactgagaaaaatttcatttgttacagtaactagaagaatttggtaaaacaggtatcgttaaaaaaactgtctgaatatttttggaattgcgaaaaacgaggtacgcctaaccattttgcgctatcgtcgatcctttttttggtaattgtaacgtaaaatcagtttgcgaggcttactctatttttttagttaaacaagactttaacgtcaatatattgttgcacaagcattaaattttcgcaacagttgcaagaaaatacagcaaaagtgatcgtaatgagaaagaatagtaacggatactagactttccggtaacagctagaaaactaattttcattttccacctagaactatatttttcgacagtaaaaaatgaaaatggttaaggactgagcggtaaacggaactaaaaatttctgtcaCAATCAGTGTAGAAGGTTGATTATGCGTCAGCTGAAATTCTGGATTCAGTGTTTCTTCAGCGGATCCTAAAGTCAGTGATATTAGAATGATACTACGGATAATCACTTAAATTCCACTCAATTCCTCGGtgtaattgtgaaatttttctacatcagTTTTACCAAAATAACATTCAGTAAATCCACTCTGGTATTACCAAAATACGACtgataggtttttttttttttttcactttatttaatttcagtaGATTTCAAGTGTGATTTCAATTATAAGTACGAACTTTGAATTCAGTGTAATTTCAGTGTTATTCTGGTGgtggatttgaaaatttttatatcagtGATTTTTCTGTGGAAATATGGTACCGGGTTAAAAAAGTTCTCAACTACACCGTGAAATCTAAGTGTAACTTAAGTTCAATATCAGTGGGACGTGATCCGGGAGTGATCGAAGGAATCAACCATACCAAATTTTATATACACCCCATATTTTCTCGGTATCGATTTTTCGATTCTTTACACGCGATTCACGCCCTAAGATTAAAAATCTCCCGGATAATTTAACGAAGGCGAGTGAGAACGAGGAGATTCAATGGGTTCTCGATTCTACGAGCGTGTCGAATTCACAGCTCTGCACGCGACGCGGCGTATAAAAAACGGAGATGCGATGCGCGTTCGCCGGCGTATCGTGTATCTAGGGCATCCTGTACGCACCTGGCTGGCTTGCATATATGTGGTCTACATATCAGGAGGTAGAGTTACGTCCTTACGACGTAGTTCCATGTTGCGCGATACCAGAGCCACGGATCCGATGGATTCCAGCTCCCGATTCGACGCCTCGATCGCCGTTAATTGTCGATTGTGATCTCGGGACGTCTCGATGACGCCACATGATGGATTTTACACCTCCGTTACCGTAAATTTTTACCCACGGGCTACCGATAGTcagattttttactttacacCGCGATGATGAatctgcgtttttttttttttttttttactttacagccgacgatttttcatttcctcgttttttttttcaatccgtATTCGATCACTGCTTTCTCGGGTGCTTCTCATACCGTCGTAAATCTTAATTTCTACACCGTTAAGGCCAATCATCGCACCTTCGAAAATGACAAAATTGCAAAGAAATCGCGAATCACGGATCGATAGATCGTTTGGAAATTACATACCTACGTACGTGGCTCGAGAAGTAATCATGATGTTCACGCCGCGGTCTGATTGATATACTTAACCGATTTATCGCATGGCATATCTGTTGTatccgtgtgtgtgtgcgtgtgtgtgtgtgtgtgtgtgtgtgtgtgtgtagctCGTAAAGACGGTCTGAGCCTGTCAATTATCGACACTCCGTATCGTACGTGCCAGAAATTAGTATTGCTTCAAATTAtcctattattttttattctctcatCTACTATCGATCTATTTCTTCGCGCCTCCTGACCCCGTCTAACGCTGATTACTACTTAGGTTGCTGCAAAGGAACACCTTGCAACTTTGATTTATGCACTTTCagttttctttcctttcaaTCAAACAGGTAAAATAATCGTCATTGTTTGAATTATACTAAATTGAGAAATTATGTAAATGCACCATTGTGccgaattttcaacaaaaacatttcaaaatatttcaaagtaaacgAAAACTGTCCAACATTATACGAGTCTGTTACGATTAATTATAAGTTACCGTCTGCGCACGACGGCTGTATCGCACGAAAAAACATGATCGAAATTCCCTGAAAACGAAGTTGAAAAGTTGTTCTCGCGATGCAGAGTTAAAAACGGTTGCGAGCAAATAATGCTTGCCGTCTTGAATTGTACTTTCtaccaattttatttcactttccttgctttttctccctccctcctttttttttttttactgttttttttttcttggtttttttttcgccctcaattatttgttttccTGCAGGCTAGAAAGAAACCGTGGTTTTCTTCGGGTAAACGTTGCGAGGAATTAGTCGAGGGTTACACAGAGTCAACGGAGGATGGCGAAAAGGGGTTGGGAGGGGGGACTGAGTACCTACGCCTTTACTAAAGTCGAGTGCAAACTTTACACAGTTTGCTTTTCAATTTGTCGGTATTATCCGTTGGAAATGAGCGATTAAAAGTTCATAAGTATGGTCCGGGGTGGCGAAGGGAGCGGAAGACGGGGTGGGACCAAAGTATGGCGGGGCTGGTTGATCGGCAAAAACAAAACGATAACGAAAGTATACCACCGTTGCAGAGAAACTAAAGGCACGGTAATGGGGAAGTTGGTAAACTCTAGAAGTTTTCCTTTTACTTATATGTGCCGATAGCgagtatatgtatgtatttatacatatatatatacgtatagcaCATAGAAAGTCGACCGTAGCTATAAACGAAGCTCAATATAAACCCACCGAAATTCCCGCCTTATGCCCTTACCCTAAAAGCATCACTCGTTGAACTTTGCAATTTTCGCAACACTCTGATTATTGGCACGATTTGCGAtttcgtttcgattttttttttttctccctatctcttcttttctttagGTATTCGTTTTAGTCCTTTCCTCTCAccgtctttctctctctctgtctctctctccctttttGACGTCTCGCTGTGgttgttgatgaaaaaaaacttcgatCATTCCGCAGGTTGAACAATCGCTCAAAATCGTATACAACCTGCTTGAAAGTTTAGATGGATAAGCCTGCTAATTGTCAGTCGGAACGTGCGCCGCTTCGAGGCGATCGGAGATCCGCTTCCTCAATCACTTTGCGCGCGTTATGATATTGATTCGATCGGTTAGACGGATCCTCAGTAATAGTTACTCGCAAATTATCTTGTCGGTATAACAAGAAGATTGAATGAAAGTCGCCCAACACAATATATCGATTATCTAGCCCGCGGGATTCGCCGGCAACATGTGAGAGTGATACGATTCTGAAGCGCGATCTTTCATTTCATCATCATTCTATATTCAATTATCACAATGACGGTTAATTTGTTGCCCAATTATACCTGCTACCGATCGAAACTAAAAACATATGCGTaacaaacaagaaaaaaaagacgagCCCAAAATTGAATCACATTTCTTACGGAATTGAAACGGACTTTTCTCAATCACCGTAAGGTTcatttgatgaaaaacaataGGAGAGAAATTTACAATTGAAGTTCATCAATGTGAGTGGCAAATCTGATTACTATGGAAACTGGAGTCTTCGCAGATCCGTtaatatattctttttttttctcctcgacGTTTTTTAG
It includes:
- the LOC124223177 gene encoding pro-resilin-like, coding for MKVFILLSLSAVALASLEPAGYRPPGSASPSARYLPASPISNQYLPASHHSSSSISNQYLPASHHFSNSISNQYLPASQHSSNSISSQYLPASRYSSAPSNQYLPANKWSQVPAVAPSNQYLPASPSSSAPWASSASSQSAPWANSASSSASRWAAPSSQYLPAAQNSVHKSSISVPSNVYIPASSHGSSSSYSSHSNAAPSSHYLPANAGYRYAHQDDESAPAKYEFEYEVKDEPSGNDFGHHESRDGDNTQGVYTVVLPDGRKQIVHYEADQEGYKPRISYEEPKQGYNGGYNRQGGYAHGHPQGPY